A portion of the Juglans microcarpa x Juglans regia isolate MS1-56 chromosome 1D, Jm3101_v1.0, whole genome shotgun sequence genome contains these proteins:
- the LOC121251550 gene encoding uncharacterized protein LOC121251550, producing the protein MASSSSPSIRSVSHRNLRRSFLHEYNHRNQNARPPSSLMMPNRTESATGKGRIISMATSAKTTHFNKLQARDHGIGAKISGENLDQWMRESVVDIVKNLRQAPLLVQVYEETEKGGAATRLETEKAVKEKWAMVKSRWERGESPLPQGVIFVEELGEEERERESNTKAWGIVVQGRGAECGPVCYLLKTSRVKGLGSTCCTHFCLAKVKGFRETTESQLKNCWLVQPAFSSTNS; encoded by the coding sequence ATggcttcctcctcctctccgAGCATTCGTTCCGTTTCCCATCGGAATCTCCGTCGTTCATTCCTCCATGAATACAATCATCGGAATCAGAATGCTCGACCTCCGTCTTCCTTGATGATGCCTAACCGCACGGAATCCGCCACCGGAAAAGGAAGAATAATATCGATGGCGACGTCGGCCAAGACTACTCATTTCAACAAACTGCAGGCTCGAGATCACGGCATCGGCGCGAAGATCTCTGGTGAAAACCTAGACCAGTGGATGCGGGAATCGGTAGTGGACATCGTGAAGAACCTACGCCAAGCGCCGCTGCTGGTGCAAGTGTATGAGGAGACTGAGAAAGGCGGGGCGGCGACGAGGTTGGAGACGGAAAAGGCGGTGAAGGAGAAGTGGGCGATGGTGAAGAGTAGATGGGAGAGAGGAGAGTCTCCGTTGCCACAAGGGGTAATATTCGTGGAAGAGCTtggggaggaggagagggagagagaatcaAATACGAAGGCGTGGGGGATAGTGGTGCAGGGGAGGGGGGCAGAGTGTGGACCCGTGTGTTATTTGTTGAAGACGAGCAGGGTGAAGGGATTGGGATCGACGTGTTGCACACATTTTTGTTTGGCGAAGGTGAAGGGGTTCAGGGAAACGACGGAGTCACAGCTCAAGAATTGTTGGTTGGTGCAACCTGCGTTCTCGTCTACCAACTCATGA
- the LOC121251530 gene encoding uncharacterized protein LOC121251530, with protein MGEKRSSAGLGDKDDSARGRVKMRDLDSVCRSEGINTHYKKSLKNKESSDQFQLGEEELSQVTEVPVSLDLDASQAEKTGRNSFPLAVNLAPRPLDLNTEVCVAEDSACGDGQICAENSNPPSLYRKRERVHDGKCLTSRGIGFDLNAEDVSSSVSPETSCYPSKIHGQLKSRDVSECESSLGPLGERDPKRRWEEMKQNGFLSSSYGGIPMPKQRMKKSKNDMIKKRMELAKREQVDRFTKIAAPSGLLNDLNPGIINHVRNRKQVHSIIEALVRSEQLENENIRSKQTAHQRSGTTESGNRMDPENINDSRIHPVISHKDGHLNALSGIRQTGVYTMPMNKYSQSIVEGKRGRNELSMVETVCGKSHISHFTPLSDDTTPELKVSSSSQASENASSSSNEDSANFASTVKAASVASQWLELLHQDIQGRLSALRRSRKRVRAVISTELPFLISKEFSSSQVNTPYVMRNSIDEFSNSATADMHRARWNTLFDQMDKALSDEEKQLESWLNQVKEMQLHCEQGLQHVNWNAAFGLKQLGTSENDSRSRQLDSSDRELAVMAAAASIYSTSNFLLSENVSCF; from the exons atggGTGAGAAGCGGAGTAGCGCTGGATTGGGAGATAAAGATGATTCTGCTCGTGGGCGGGTCAAAATGCGAGATCTTGATTCCGTGTGTCGGTCTGAAG GAATCAATACCCATTATAAGAAATCATTGAAAAACAAAGAATCCAGTGATCAATTTCAATTGGGTGAAGAAGAGTTGTCTCAAGTTACCGAGGTGCCTGTAAGTTTGGATTTGGATGCTTCTCAAGCGGAGAAAACTGGAAGGAACTCATTTCCATTAGCAGTTAATCTTGCTCCTAGACCACTGGATCTCAATACTGAAGTTTGTGTTGCTGAAGATTCGGCCTGTGGTGATGGTCAGATATGTGCTGAGAATTCTAATCCACCGTCTTTGTACAGGAAGCGCGAGAGAGTGCACGATGGTAAATGCCTAACCTCAAGAGGCATTGGGTTCGATCTTAATGCAGAAGATGTCTCTAGTTCAGTGAGTCCGGAGACATCATGTTATCCTTCCAAAATTCATGGCCAGTTAAAGTCGAGAGATGTTTCTGAGTGTGAGAGTTCTTTGGGACCGTTGGGAGAGAGAGATCCAAAGCGACGTTGGGAGGAGATGAAGCAAAATGGTTTTCTCTCATCTTCTTACGGAGGCATACCAATGCCAAAGCAACGTATgaagaaaagtaaaaatgacATGATCAAGAAAAGGATGGAGCTTGCAAAGAGAGAACAAGTTGACAGGTTTACTAAGATTGCTGCGCCAAGTGGGCTGCTCAACGATTTGAACCCTGGGATTATAAACCACGTGAGAAACAGAAAACAGGTCCACTCAATTATAGAGGCCCTCGTAAGGTCTGAGCAACTCGAAAATGAAAACATTAGAAGCAAACAAACAGCTCATCAGAGAAGTGGCACTACAGAATCTGGCAACAGAATGGACCCAGAAAACATTAATGATTCAAGAATACATCCAGTCATTTCTCATAAAGATGGACATTTAAATGCTTTATCTGGGATCAGGCAGACAGGAGTATACACCATGCCAATGAATAAATATTCTCAGTCGATTGTAGAGGGTAAACGTGGACGTAATGAGCTAAGCATGGTAGAGACGGTGTGTGGTAAAAGTCATATCTCACACTTCACCCCTCTCAGTGATGATACTACACCAGAGCTTaaagtgtcatcttcatctcaggCATCTGAGAATGCTAGCTCCTCATCTAACGAGGATTCGGCAAACTTTGCCAGCACTGTAAAAG ctgcCAGTGTTGCTTCCCAATGGTTGGAACTTCTTCATCAAGACATTCAAGGACGTCTTTCGG CATTGCGACGTAGTAGGAAGAGAGTTCGAGCTGTAATTAGTACAGAGTTGCCATTTTTGATATCAAAAGAATTCTCATCTAGTCAGGTGAATACTCCTTATGTAATGAGAAATTCCATTGATGAATTTTCGAATAGTGCAACTGCAGACATGCATCGAGCAAGATGGAACACGCTCTTTGATCAGATGGATAAAGCTCTTTCTGATGAAGAGAAACAGCTT GAAAGTTGGTTGAACCAAGTAAAAGAAATGCAGCTGCATTGTGAACAGGGGCTGCAACATGTCAACTGGAATGCGGCATTTGGTCTAAAACAGTTGGGAACATCAGAAAATGACTCCAG ATCAAGACAACTGGATAGCTCAGACAGGGAACTAGCTGTTATGGCTGCTGCAGCTTCCATTTACTCGACATCCAATTTCCTGTTGTCAGAGAATGTATCCTGTTTCTGA
- the LOC121251544 gene encoding LOW QUALITY PROTEIN: U-box domain-containing protein 62-like (The sequence of the model RefSeq protein was modified relative to this genomic sequence to represent the inferred CDS: deleted 2 bases in 1 codon) translates to MPIFPFPIPQINKRYFITISSQMSSEDIGMGPSHPHHLVFQDEALPLRFKTQNLTGFVDDKLFFSPNQGAHFRRSDWNANGTATTPSTDESDEDVEDEDEDEEDGNVEVERLVGGHEESGTNNNSTGNNIDRNIHWNTSNGRGSVHGGTDKMENGKAKNHHSTFGSTSSRAVLLKDGSVSQSANDATSEDHHHQLGSLRLGGYQDAVTIAEPDHGELYYSQYLQATEGLLLLLSASGHKDTVVVVDNSGGFSGRKDVFISTDSGESLREILSDPITGALMDDAMILPCGHSFGGGGMQHVTRTKACSTCSQSISGDSIAPNLSLRAAVQAFLREEELQFYRSSKRRRERFDQDKGGYGDSTLMDTPRGRGVQFPFAVTDRVIIKGNKRTPMRFVGREAIVTTQCLNGWYVVKTLDNAESVKLQYRSLAKVSDDASSKSMPSKMAPNWL, encoded by the exons ATGCCCATATTTCCATTTCCAATTCCCCAAATCAACAAACGGTATTTCATTACAATTTCATCGCAAATGTCCTCTGAAGATATAGGGATGGGCCCCTCCCACCCTCACCACCTGGTCTTCCAAGACGAAGCTTTGCCCTTGCGCT TCAAGACACAAAACCTCACCGGCTTCGTCGACGACAAGCTTTTCTTTTCGCCTAACCAAGGTGCCCACTTCCGCCGCAGCGACTGGAATGCCAATGGCACCGCCACCACGCCCAGCACCGACGAATCCGACGAAGATGTcgaagacgaagacgaagacgaagaaGATGGCAACGTTGAAGTTGAAAGACTTGTCGGTGGTCATGAAGAAAGCGGCACCAACAACAACAGCACTGGCAACAATATCGATAGAAATATCCATTGGAATACCTCCAATGGCCGTGGCAGTGTGCATGGTGGAACGGACAAGATGGAAAATGGGAAAGCCAAGAACCACCATTCCACTTTTG GGTCGACTAGTAGTAGAGCGGTGTTGTTGAAGGACGGGAGCGTGAGTCAGTCGGCTAATGACGCAACGAGCGAGGATCATCACCATCAGTTGGGAAGCCTCAGGCTCGGGGGTTACCAGGATGCGGTAACGATTGCGGAACCTGATCATGGGGAGTTGTATTACTCTCAGTATTTGCAGGCTACGGAGGGTCTACTGCTGTTGCTG TCTGCTTCTGGGCACAAGGACACAGTTGTAGTTGTGGACAACAGTGGCGGGTTTAGTGGGAGAAAGGATGTTTTCATTTCAACCGATTCCGGAGAGTCTCTAAGGGAAATCCTCTCCGATCCCATAAC AGGAGCTCTAATGGATGATGCAATGATATTACCTTGTGGACATTcctttggtggtggtggaaTGCAGCATGTTACCAGAACG AAGGCTTGCTCCACTTGTTCTCAGTCAATTTCAGGAGACTCAATAGCTCCAAATCTTT CTCTGCGAGCTGCTGTGCAGGCATTCCTTCGGGAAGAAGAATTGCAGTTTTATCGCTCAtcgaaaagaagaagagaaaggttTGACCAG GACAAGGGTGGTTATGGTGATTCAACTCTCATGGATACTCCAAGGGGTAGAGGTGTTCAGTTTCCATTTGCAGTGACAGACAGGGTCATCATAAAG GGGAACAAGAGGACGCCGATGCGGTTTGTTGGACGTGAGGCTATTGTAACAACACAATGCTTGAATGGATG GTATGTTGTGAAGACATTGGACAATGCAGAGAGTGTAAAATTGCAGTATCGTTCACTTGCCAAGGTTTCAGATGATGCATCCTCGAAGTCAATGCCAAGCAAGATGGCACCAAACTGGCTCTAG